The following are from one region of the Achromobacter xylosoxidans genome:
- the malQ gene encoding 4-alpha-glucanotransferase produces the protein MTTTPAGDPALSALAAKAGIAEHWTDARQRPRQVSPDTLRLLLEGMGLPAGNTDDIRDSDHRLGVELGARLPPLLVARSGMPASLPACARGRYRIVCESGLTCDGEVAEDGSLIAPQEPGYHSLHLACGQTVLAVAPRQAPSLDDLTDGMRPRAWGLCAQVYSLRRDAGQAGDGGFGGFGAVRELAAAAAAEGADALAISPVHAMFAAQPQRCSPYAPSSRLFLNTLYADPASILGDDALRRALAELAAQPPVTDLIDWPSAGIWRQRLLRALHRQFRTIGPEDARQRYEAFCVRRGKALRDHAVFEALHAAQAAHGAHHLPWTQWAAGLRDPDSPEVERYARQHPVEVDFHRYAQWLAAESLGHAQKAARRAGMRVGLIADLAVGDSPDGSHAWSRQTDLMPGLSIGAPPDIHNPQGQNWNLAAFSPRAMHAQGYAAYIDMLRAALAHAGGLRIDHILGMARLWLVPDGLAADAGAYLRYPLRELLALTALEAWRHRALAIGENLGTVPEGFNRELADHGILGMNVLWFMRQEPDMTAPPSEPPKPAPFLASEDWPVQAVAMTSTHDLPTLRGWWAERDIDVRAELNLLGGGDDEATLRHNRRMDRSLLAQALGCAVEPARPPLEDMLRFVSSSPCPLLLVPMEDLAGELEQPNLPGTVDQHPNWRRRLTASCAACFADPAVQGRLQALRTGRSRP, from the coding sequence ATGACCACCACGCCCGCCGGCGATCCGGCCTTGTCCGCGCTGGCCGCCAAAGCCGGCATCGCCGAACACTGGACCGACGCGCGCCAGCGTCCGCGGCAGGTGTCGCCGGATACTCTACGGCTGCTGCTGGAGGGCATGGGCCTGCCGGCGGGCAACACCGATGACATCCGCGATAGCGACCATCGCCTGGGCGTGGAGCTCGGGGCCCGGCTGCCGCCCCTGCTGGTCGCGCGCAGCGGCATGCCTGCCTCCCTGCCCGCTTGCGCGCGCGGCCGCTACCGCATCGTGTGCGAGTCCGGGCTGACCTGCGACGGCGAGGTCGCAGAAGACGGCAGCCTGATCGCGCCGCAGGAGCCGGGATATCACTCGCTGCATTTGGCATGCGGCCAGACCGTGCTCGCGGTGGCTCCCCGGCAAGCGCCCAGCCTGGACGATCTGACCGATGGCATGCGACCGCGCGCCTGGGGACTATGCGCGCAGGTCTACAGTCTCAGGCGCGATGCCGGCCAAGCTGGCGACGGCGGCTTCGGCGGCTTCGGCGCGGTGCGCGAGCTGGCCGCCGCTGCCGCGGCCGAGGGCGCCGACGCGCTCGCCATCAGCCCGGTGCACGCCATGTTTGCCGCGCAACCGCAGCGCTGCAGTCCCTACGCGCCATCCAGCCGCTTGTTCCTGAACACCCTGTACGCGGATCCCGCCTCCATCCTTGGTGACGATGCCTTGCGCCGGGCGCTGGCCGAGTTGGCCGCCCAGCCGCCCGTAACCGACTTGATAGATTGGCCATCGGCCGGGATATGGCGGCAGCGCCTGCTGCGCGCGCTGCACCGCCAGTTCCGCACAATCGGACCGGAGGATGCCCGCCAGCGCTACGAGGCGTTCTGCGTCCGCCGCGGCAAGGCGCTGCGCGACCACGCCGTATTCGAAGCCTTGCATGCCGCCCAGGCAGCGCATGGCGCACACCACCTGCCCTGGACGCAATGGGCCGCGGGCCTGCGCGATCCGGACTCGCCGGAAGTCGAGCGATATGCGCGGCAGCATCCGGTCGAGGTCGACTTCCATCGCTACGCCCAATGGCTGGCCGCCGAAAGCCTGGGCCACGCGCAGAAGGCGGCGCGCCGCGCCGGCATGCGCGTGGGGCTGATCGCCGACCTGGCCGTGGGCGACAGTCCGGACGGCAGCCACGCGTGGAGCCGCCAGACCGACCTGATGCCAGGACTGTCCATAGGCGCGCCGCCCGACATCCACAATCCGCAAGGACAGAACTGGAATCTGGCCGCGTTCTCGCCGCGCGCGATGCATGCCCAAGGCTACGCGGCCTACATCGACATGTTGCGCGCCGCGCTGGCTCACGCTGGCGGCCTGCGCATCGATCACATCCTGGGCATGGCGCGGCTGTGGCTGGTACCGGATGGACTGGCCGCCGATGCGGGCGCCTATCTGCGTTATCCGTTGCGCGAACTGCTGGCGCTGACGGCGCTGGAAGCCTGGCGCCACCGCGCGCTTGCCATCGGCGAAAACCTGGGCACGGTGCCTGAAGGCTTCAACCGCGAACTGGCGGATCACGGCATCCTGGGCATGAATGTGCTGTGGTTCATGCGGCAGGAGCCTGACATGACCGCGCCGCCGTCCGAGCCGCCCAAGCCGGCGCCTTTTCTTGCCTCCGAAGACTGGCCCGTCCAGGCCGTGGCCATGACCTCGACCCACGACCTGCCGACCTTGCGCGGCTGGTGGGCCGAGCGCGACATCGACGTGCGCGCCGAACTGAACCTGCTGGGCGGCGGCGATGACGAGGCCACGCTGCGGCACAACCGGCGCATGGACCGCAGCTTGCTTGCGCAAGCCCTGGGCTGCGCCGTCGAACCCGCGCGGCCGCCGCTGGAGGACATGCTGCGCTTCGTGTCTTCCAGCCCTTGTCCCCTGCTGCTGGTGCCCATGGAAGACCTGGCGGGCGAACTGGAACAGCCCAACCTGCCCGGCACCGTGGATCAGCATCCCAACTGGCGTCGACGCCTGACCGCAAGCTGCGCGGCGTGCTTCGCCGACCCAGCCGTGCAAGGCCGGCTGCAAGCCCTGCGCACGGGGCGGAGTCGGCCATGA
- the treZ gene encoding malto-oligosyltrehalose trehalohydrolase, with the protein MTYDYASGAIPLESGVTRFRLWAPTAPAGFALEVEGHPAIALRPGPDGYVQADVDCPVGARYRYRLDADTVAPDPASRLQYGDVHGDSIVVAPDAYPWRYGSWRGRPWEDAVLYETHAGLEGGYAGLLARLPELAALGVTLLELMPIADFPGPRNWGYDGVLPYAPDAAYGTPDELKRLIDEAHGLEMGVMLDVVYNHFGPDGNYLPRYAAPFFRQDVATPWGDAIDFRQPAVSQFFKDNALYWLTEYRFDGLRLDAVHAIAGHEWLHELAQHLRQHIPPERYVHLVLENDDNRASLLQGDFDAQWNDDAHHALHCLLTGESHGYYADYSAQPAQALARCLAEGWLYQGQRSPYRGGQPRGEPSAELPPTAFVLFLQNHDQTGNRAGGERLTSLVDSPARLRAAVALQLLSPQIPLIFMGEERGARTPFHYFTSHADPALAQAVRDGRRREFSRFPEFQGAGALSDPNDPATYLASKPRASAADAHAWMRDYAVLLHLRARLIAPRLAGAVSLGAAAIGERGVYARWELAGGARLTVYANFGPDRLALPEALQAGVEAYATLLFESVAGARDALVQGEVCGDSTVWLLEEPA; encoded by the coding sequence ATGACATACGACTATGCATCCGGCGCAATCCCGCTGGAGAGCGGCGTCACGCGCTTTCGGCTGTGGGCGCCGACCGCGCCCGCCGGCTTCGCGCTCGAGGTCGAAGGCCATCCTGCCATCGCCCTGCGTCCCGGCCCGGACGGCTACGTGCAGGCCGACGTGGACTGCCCCGTCGGCGCCCGCTATCGCTACCGCCTCGACGCGGACACGGTCGCGCCCGATCCGGCCTCGCGCCTGCAGTACGGCGACGTGCATGGCGACAGCATCGTGGTCGCGCCGGATGCCTACCCCTGGCGCTACGGCAGCTGGCGCGGACGGCCCTGGGAGGATGCCGTGCTGTACGAAACCCATGCCGGCCTGGAGGGAGGCTATGCGGGCCTGCTGGCGCGGCTGCCGGAGCTGGCAGCGCTGGGCGTGACCTTGCTGGAGTTGATGCCCATTGCCGACTTCCCCGGGCCGCGCAACTGGGGCTATGACGGCGTGCTGCCCTATGCGCCCGACGCGGCCTACGGCACGCCCGACGAACTCAAGCGTCTGATCGACGAGGCCCATGGGCTGGAAATGGGCGTGATGCTGGACGTGGTCTACAACCATTTCGGACCCGACGGCAATTACCTGCCGCGCTATGCCGCGCCGTTCTTCAGGCAAGACGTCGCCACGCCCTGGGGCGACGCCATTGATTTCCGTCAGCCGGCGGTCAGCCAGTTCTTCAAGGACAACGCGCTGTACTGGCTGACCGAGTACCGCTTCGACGGGCTGCGTCTGGACGCCGTGCATGCGATCGCGGGCCATGAATGGCTGCATGAGTTGGCCCAGCACCTGCGACAGCATATTCCGCCCGAACGCTACGTGCATCTGGTGCTGGAGAACGACGACAACCGCGCCAGCCTGCTGCAAGGCGATTTCGATGCGCAATGGAATGACGACGCGCATCATGCCCTGCATTGCCTCCTGACCGGCGAAAGCCACGGCTATTACGCCGACTACAGCGCCCAGCCGGCCCAGGCGCTGGCGCGCTGTCTGGCCGAAGGCTGGCTGTACCAGGGGCAGCGTTCACCCTACCGCGGCGGACAGCCGCGGGGCGAACCCAGCGCGGAACTGCCGCCGACCGCCTTCGTGCTGTTCCTGCAGAACCATGACCAGACCGGCAACCGTGCGGGCGGCGAACGCCTGACCAGCCTGGTGGACAGTCCCGCCCGGCTGCGCGCCGCGGTCGCGTTGCAGCTGCTGTCGCCGCAGATCCCGCTGATCTTCATGGGCGAGGAACGCGGCGCGCGCACGCCGTTCCACTACTTCACCAGCCATGCCGACCCGGCCCTGGCGCAAGCGGTGCGCGACGGCCGGCGGCGCGAGTTCTCGCGCTTTCCCGAATTCCAGGGCGCGGGCGCGCTGTCCGACCCGAACGATCCCGCGACCTACCTGGCCAGCAAGCCGCGCGCCAGCGCCGCGGACGCGCATGCCTGGATGCGGGACTACGCGGTCCTGCTGCATCTGCGCGCCCGCCTGATCGCGCCGCGGCTGGCTGGCGCGGTCAGCCTGGGCGCGGCCGCCATCGGCGAACGCGGCGTGTACGCGCGCTGGGAACTGGCGGGCGGCGCGCGCCTGACGGTCTATGCGAACTTCGGCCCCGATCGCCTGGCGCTGCCCGAGGCCTTGCAGGCGGGCGTCGAGGCCTATGCCACGCTGCTCTTCGAATCCGTGGCCGGCGCGCGCGACGCGCTGGTCCAGGGCGAGGTGTGCGGCGACAGCACCGTGTGGCTGCTGGAGGAGCCGGCATGA
- the glgX gene encoding glycogen debranching protein GlgX, which translates to MDPSQFTRIAGGQPHPLGAVSDGLGVNFAVFSANATRIELCLFDPKGRKELRRFDLPECTDEIWHGYLPDAHPGLVYGYRAHGPHDPRNGHRFNPHKLLLDPYARQLTGPLHWSDALFGYRMKHARADLSIDRRDSAPAMPKAIVAEETPFTWGNSRPPATAWNDTVIYEVHVRGASMLREDLRQPLRGTCSALADPRFIEHLQRLGVTAVELLPVHAFLQDRFLTERGLRNYWGYSTLSYFAPEPAYLQHNPNELRQAIRRLHAAGIEVILDVVYNHTCEGSELGPTLSWRGLDNASYYRLVPGDERYYISDTGCGNTVNLSHPRVLQMVTDSLRYWAQSYGVDGFRFDLGVTLGREGTGYDPGSGFFDAVLQDPALARLKLISEPWDVGPDGYQLGNHPPGFAEWNDKFRDATRRYWRGDPAMRGEMAARLCGSRDLFDRRHRRPWSSVNYVASHDGFTLADIVSYDGSHNQANGEGGNDGHGENYSHNWGAEGPTGDAAILDTRKRVQRAQLACVFLADGTPMLLAGDEFGNSQEGNNNAYCQDNALSWLDWTQAQADDGRELSRYAARLIALRRAHPSTRAARYGDAGQELAPGVKAISWFDPAGAELDAAAWESEANALVLRRAACREDGSVDVTLLLLNPGAEDAVFQMPPPELAWIRELDSATQAPAAPLSEPAVTVAAHSVVLLAATYVPGDPP; encoded by the coding sequence ATGGATCCCTCCCAATTCACGCGCATCGCCGGCGGCCAGCCCCATCCGCTGGGCGCGGTCAGCGACGGCCTGGGCGTGAACTTCGCGGTGTTCTCGGCCAACGCCACGCGTATCGAGCTGTGCCTGTTCGATCCCAAGGGCCGCAAGGAACTGCGCCGCTTCGACCTGCCGGAATGCACCGACGAGATCTGGCACGGCTACCTGCCCGACGCGCATCCCGGGCTGGTGTACGGTTATCGCGCCCACGGCCCTCACGATCCGCGCAACGGGCACCGTTTCAATCCCCACAAGCTGCTGCTCGATCCCTACGCGCGCCAGTTGACCGGGCCGCTGCATTGGAGCGATGCGCTGTTCGGCTATCGCATGAAGCATGCGCGCGCCGACCTCAGCATCGACCGGCGCGATAGCGCGCCCGCCATGCCCAAGGCCATCGTGGCCGAGGAAACGCCCTTCACCTGGGGCAACAGCCGGCCGCCGGCCACGGCCTGGAACGATACCGTGATCTACGAGGTGCACGTGCGCGGCGCCTCCATGCTGCGCGAAGACCTGCGCCAGCCCTTGCGCGGCACCTGCTCCGCGCTGGCCGACCCGCGCTTCATCGAACACCTGCAACGGCTGGGCGTGACGGCCGTGGAGCTGCTGCCCGTCCATGCGTTCCTGCAGGACCGCTTCCTGACCGAACGCGGCCTGCGCAACTACTGGGGCTACAGCACGCTATCGTATTTTGCGCCGGAGCCCGCCTACCTGCAGCACAACCCGAACGAACTGCGCCAGGCTATCCGCCGGCTGCATGCCGCCGGCATCGAAGTGATCCTGGACGTGGTCTACAACCACACGTGCGAGGGCAGCGAGCTGGGGCCCACGCTGTCCTGGCGCGGACTGGATAACGCCAGCTACTACCGCCTGGTGCCGGGCGATGAACGCTACTACATCAGCGACACCGGCTGCGGCAACACCGTCAACCTGTCGCATCCGCGCGTCCTGCAAATGGTCACGGATTCGCTGCGCTATTGGGCGCAATCCTATGGCGTTGACGGCTTCCGCTTCGACCTGGGCGTCACCCTGGGCCGCGAAGGCACCGGCTATGACCCGGGTTCGGGCTTCTTCGACGCCGTGCTGCAGGACCCTGCCCTTGCCCGCCTGAAACTGATTTCCGAACCCTGGGACGTGGGCCCGGATGGCTACCAACTGGGTAACCATCCGCCCGGATTCGCCGAGTGGAACGACAAGTTCCGCGATGCCACCCGCCGCTATTGGCGCGGGGATCCCGCCATGCGCGGCGAGATGGCGGCGCGCTTGTGCGGATCGCGCGACCTGTTCGACCGCCGCCACCGGCGCCCCTGGAGCAGCGTCAACTACGTGGCCTCGCACGACGGCTTCACGCTGGCCGACATCGTCAGCTACGACGGCAGCCACAACCAGGCCAACGGAGAAGGCGGCAACGACGGCCACGGCGAGAACTACAGCCATAACTGGGGCGCCGAAGGCCCGACCGGGGACGCCGCCATCCTGGACACCCGGAAACGGGTGCAGCGGGCTCAGCTGGCCTGCGTGTTCCTGGCCGATGGCACGCCGATGCTGCTGGCGGGCGACGAATTCGGCAACAGCCAGGAAGGCAATAACAATGCCTATTGCCAGGACAACGCCCTGTCGTGGCTGGACTGGACGCAAGCGCAGGCTGACGACGGTCGTGAGCTATCCCGCTATGCGGCGCGCCTGATCGCATTGCGCCGCGCCCACCCCAGCACGCGCGCCGCGCGCTATGGCGACGCGGGCCAGGAGCTCGCGCCTGGCGTGAAAGCCATCTCCTGGTTCGATCCAGCAGGCGCCGAACTGGACGCCGCCGCCTGGGAGTCGGAGGCCAATGCCCTGGTCCTGCGCCGCGCCGCCTGCCGCGAAGACGGCAGCGTCGACGTAACGTTGCTGTTGCTGAATCCAGGCGCGGAAGACGCGGTTTTCCAGATGCCGCCGCCCGAACTGGCCTGGATCCGCGAGCTGGATTCCGCCACGCAGGCGCCTGCCGCGCCCTTGTCGGAGCCCGCCGTCACGGTGGCCGCGCACAGTGTGGTGTTGCTGGCGGCGACCTACGTGCCGGGAGATCCGCCATGA
- the glgB gene encoding 1,4-alpha-glucan branching protein GlgB, with translation MSQDMPAGGSLSATSPVELAALACGLHSDPYAFLGPHEGEVRVYVPGARAVAALDGAGARIPLREQGQGLFLGRVPQARSGDGGSYRLAIQWPDAEQITADPYAFGTLLEDGTLEELAQGAWRSVGTALSARLMEIDGVAGLRCAVWAPNAQRVAVVGDFNAWDSRRHGMRLRHRAGVWEIFIPGVQAGERYKFAITDRAGNQRLKADPLARRSEAPPATASVVEDGAGYPWEDQAWMAQRRSRQSSDAPLSIYEVHAGSWLPDDPDSRACIWDRLADKLPAYARAMGFSHVELLPVMEHPFGGSWGYQPLGMFAPAARYGPPAAFARFVDRCHHAGIGVILDWVPAHFPDDAHGLARFDGTALYEYEDPREGYHPDWHTMVYNLGRTEVQAFMIASALHWLQRFHVDGLRVDAVASMLYRDYSRQPGQWIPNRYGGRENLEAVQFLQALNGIVRHEVPDAIMIAEESTAWPGVTAPVSDGGLGFHYKWNMGWMHDTLRYLSEDPVHRKHHHHDITFSMVYAYSERFILPLSHDEVVHGKGSLLAKMPGDAAARLANLRAYLGFMWAHPGKKLLFMGGEMAQPREWNHDVPLDWDLLDRPGHLGIQRLVADLNGLYRGVPALHALDADPAGFAWTILDDRDNSVVAFIRSDGVHHVLAVANFTPVARHDYRIGVPRAGRWAERLNTDATHYGGSGQGNQGGASTGLSASHGQPQALSLTLPPLSTLFLLYEG, from the coding sequence ATGAGCCAGGACATGCCCGCAGGCGGCAGCCTCAGCGCCACCTCACCCGTCGAACTGGCTGCGCTGGCCTGCGGCCTGCACAGCGATCCGTATGCCTTCCTGGGGCCACACGAGGGAGAAGTGCGCGTGTATGTCCCCGGCGCGCGGGCTGTCGCTGCGCTGGACGGCGCCGGTGCGCGCATCCCCTTGCGCGAACAGGGCCAGGGACTGTTTCTTGGACGCGTTCCTCAAGCCCGCTCCGGCGACGGCGGCTCGTACCGTCTGGCGATCCAGTGGCCCGATGCCGAACAGATCACCGCCGACCCCTATGCCTTCGGCACCCTGCTGGAAGACGGCACGCTGGAGGAGCTGGCGCAAGGCGCATGGCGCAGCGTCGGCACAGCCCTGAGCGCGCGGCTGATGGAAATCGACGGCGTGGCAGGACTGCGCTGCGCGGTATGGGCGCCGAACGCCCAACGCGTGGCGGTGGTGGGCGATTTCAACGCCTGGGACAGCCGCCGGCACGGCATGCGGCTGCGGCACCGCGCCGGCGTTTGGGAGATCTTCATCCCGGGCGTGCAGGCCGGCGAACGCTACAAGTTCGCCATCACCGACCGCGCCGGCAATCAGCGCCTCAAGGCCGATCCGCTGGCGCGGCGCAGCGAAGCGCCGCCGGCCACGGCCTCGGTGGTGGAGGACGGCGCCGGCTATCCGTGGGAAGACCAGGCCTGGATGGCGCAACGGCGCTCGCGCCAATCCTCGGACGCGCCGCTGTCCATCTACGAAGTGCATGCGGGCTCCTGGCTGCCAGACGACCCGGACTCGCGCGCCTGCATCTGGGACCGGCTGGCCGACAAGCTGCCGGCCTACGCCCGCGCCATGGGCTTCAGCCATGTGGAGCTGCTGCCCGTCATGGAGCATCCCTTCGGCGGGTCCTGGGGTTACCAGCCGCTGGGCATGTTCGCGCCCGCGGCGCGCTATGGTCCGCCCGCCGCCTTCGCCCGTTTCGTCGACCGCTGCCACCACGCGGGCATCGGCGTGATCCTGGACTGGGTGCCGGCGCACTTCCCGGACGACGCGCACGGCCTGGCCCGCTTTGACGGCACCGCGCTGTACGAGTACGAGGATCCGCGCGAAGGCTATCACCCGGACTGGCACACCATGGTCTACAACCTGGGCCGCACGGAGGTGCAGGCTTTCATGATAGCCAGCGCGCTGCATTGGTTGCAGCGCTTCCATGTCGACGGCCTGAGGGTGGACGCGGTCGCGTCCATGCTCTACCGCGACTACAGCCGCCAGCCTGGCCAATGGATCCCCAACCGCTACGGCGGCCGCGAAAACCTGGAGGCGGTGCAGTTCCTGCAGGCGCTCAACGGCATCGTGCGACATGAAGTGCCGGACGCCATCATGATCGCCGAGGAATCGACGGCCTGGCCCGGCGTCACCGCGCCGGTCAGCGACGGCGGGCTGGGCTTTCACTACAAATGGAACATGGGCTGGATGCACGACACCTTGCGCTACCTGTCCGAGGACCCCGTGCACCGCAAGCATCACCACCATGACATCACCTTCAGCATGGTGTATGCGTACAGCGAGCGCTTCATCCTGCCTCTATCGCACGACGAGGTGGTGCACGGCAAGGGCTCGCTGCTGGCCAAGATGCCGGGCGACGCGGCCGCCAGGCTCGCCAACCTGCGCGCCTACCTCGGCTTCATGTGGGCCCATCCGGGCAAGAAGCTGCTCTTCATGGGCGGCGAAATGGCACAGCCCAGGGAATGGAACCATGACGTCCCGCTGGATTGGGACCTGCTGGACCGCCCCGGCCACCTGGGCATACAGCGGCTGGTTGCCGACCTGAATGGCCTGTACCGCGGAGTGCCGGCGCTGCATGCGCTGGATGCCGATCCGGCGGGCTTCGCCTGGACGATCCTGGACGACCGGGACAACAGCGTGGTCGCATTCATCCGCAGCGACGGCGTCCATCATGTGCTCGCGGTCGCCAATTTCACGCCGGTGGCGCGGCATGACTACCGCATCGGCGTGCCTCGGGCCGGCCGCTGGGCGGAAAGGCTGAATACCGACGCCACGCACTACGGCGGATCCGGCCAGGGCAACCAGGGCGGCGCCAGCACCGGCCTCAGCGCGTCCCATGGGCAGCCCCAGGCCTTGTCCTTGACCTTGCCGCCGCTGTCCACCCTGTTTCTGCTCTACGAAGGTTGA